One stretch of Pseudomonas fluorescens Q2-87 DNA includes these proteins:
- the panB gene encoding 3-methyl-2-oxobutanoate hydroxymethyltransferase, which translates to MPAITLTTLQGLKQKGEKIAMLTCYDATFAHACNEAGIEVLLVGDSLGMVLQGHDSTLPVTTADMAYHVAAVKRGNTDALILADLPFMAYATLEQTMTNSAQLMQAGAHMVKIEGALWLADSIRLLAERGIPVCAHLGLTPQAVNILGGYKVQGRNENQARQMRADAIALEQAGAAMLLLECVPSELAEEITQAVKIPVIGIGAGSATDGQVLVLHDMLGLSITGRVPKFVKNFMAGHTTIQAALGAYVAEVKAVTFPGVEHGFSA; encoded by the coding sequence ATGCCAGCTATTACCCTGACCACGCTGCAAGGTCTCAAGCAAAAAGGTGAGAAAATCGCCATGCTGACCTGCTATGACGCAACCTTCGCCCACGCCTGCAACGAGGCCGGTATCGAAGTGCTGTTGGTGGGCGATTCCCTCGGCATGGTGTTGCAAGGTCACGACAGCACGCTGCCGGTGACCACCGCCGACATGGCCTATCACGTGGCCGCCGTTAAGCGCGGTAACACCGACGCGCTGATCCTCGCCGACCTGCCCTTCATGGCCTACGCCACCCTCGAACAAACCATGACCAACAGCGCCCAGTTGATGCAAGCCGGCGCGCACATGGTCAAGATCGAAGGTGCGTTGTGGCTGGCCGATTCGATTCGACTGCTGGCCGAGCGGGGCATTCCAGTGTGTGCGCACCTGGGCTTGACGCCACAAGCGGTGAACATCCTCGGTGGCTACAAGGTCCAGGGTCGCAATGAAAACCAGGCACGGCAGATGCGCGCCGATGCGATAGCGTTGGAGCAGGCCGGCGCGGCGATGCTGCTGCTCGAATGCGTGCCCAGCGAGCTGGCGGAAGAAATCACCCAGGCTGTGAAGATCCCGGTCATCGGGATTGGCGCCGGCAGCGCCACCGACGGCCAGGTGCTGGTACTGCACGACATGCTCGGGTTGTCGATCACTGGCCGTGTGCCCAAGTTCGTGAAGAATTTCATGGCCGGGCACACCACCATCCAGGCTGCCCT
- the folK gene encoding 2-amino-4-hydroxy-6-hydroxymethyldihydropteridine diphosphokinase, whose amino-acid sequence MERIYIGMGSNLAEPAGQLRSALQALAQLPGTRLAGVSAFYQSDSLLPGQPRYTNAVAALDSSLAPLELLDALQAIETGQGRERLERWGPRTLDLDILLFGDRLIDEPRLKVPHYHMQARAFVLYPLAELAPADLRLADGRLLKDLLAACPFIGLERLHSH is encoded by the coding sequence TTGGAACGCATCTACATCGGCATGGGCAGCAACCTGGCCGAACCCGCCGGACAATTGCGCAGCGCCCTCCAGGCCCTGGCGCAATTACCGGGCACCCGGCTTGCCGGGGTCTCGGCGTTTTATCAAAGCGACTCCCTGCTGCCCGGCCAACCGCGCTATACCAATGCGGTGGCTGCATTGGACAGCAGCCTGGCGCCGCTGGAGCTGCTCGATGCGCTGCAAGCCATCGAAACCGGCCAGGGTCGCGAGCGCCTGGAGCGCTGGGGCCCGCGCACCCTCGACCTGGACATCCTGCTGTTTGGCGACCGCCTGATCGACGAGCCCCGCCTCAAAGTCCCCCATTACCATATGCAGGCCCGGGCCTTCGTGTTGTATCCGCTTGCCGAGTTGGCCCCCGCCGACCTGCGCCTGGCCGATGGCCGCCTGCTCAAGGACCTGCTTGCAGCGTGCCCGTTTATCGGCCTGGAACGCCTGCACTCCCACTGA
- a CDS encoding sensor histidine kinase: MPMSFSLTQMILISAAYLAVLFSVAWISERGMIPRAIIRHPLTYTLSLGVYASAWAFYGTVGLAYQYGYGFLSSYLGVSGAFLLAPVLLYPILKITRTYQLSSLADLFAFRFRSTWAGALTTIFMLVGVLPLLALQIQAVADSISILTREPVQHRVALSFCALIILFTIFFGSRHIATREKHEGLVFAIAFESVIKLIAIGGVGLYALYGVFDGPQQLEVWLLQNQTALAALHTPLQEGPWRTLLLVFFASAIVMPHMYHMTFTENLNPRSLVSASWGLPLFLLLMSLAVPLILWAGLKLGASTNPEYFTLGIGIAANNKALALLAYVGGLSAASGLIIVTTLALSGMALNHLVLPLYQPPAEGNIYRWLKWTRRALIVAIIMAGYGFYLMLGDGQDLANLGIVAFVATLQFLPGVLSVLYWPTANRRGFIAGLLAGILVWLVAMLLPLLGNLQGFYIPLLNMIYVLDDTSWHMAAIASLAANVLMFTLISLFTNASSEEASAAEACAVDNVRRPQRRELHAASPQEFATQLAKPLGAKAAQKEVEQALRDLYLPFDERRPYALRRLRDRIEANLSGLMGPSVAQDMVETFLPYKAGGENYVTEDIHFIESRLEDYHSRLTGLAAELDALRRYHRQTLQELPMGVCSLAKDQEILMWNKAMEELTGIAAQRVVGSRLSTLGEPWKGLLQGFIDLPDEHLHKQHLALDGQTRWLNLHKAAIDEPLAPGNSGLVLLVEDLTDTQMLEDKLVHSERLASIGRLAAGVAHEIGNPITGIACLAQNLREEREDDSELTEISGQILEQTKRVSRIVQSLMSFAHAGGHQHNDEPVCLAEVAQDAIGLLALNRRNFEVQLFNLCDPDHWVDGDPQRLAQVLINLLSNARDASPAGSAVRVKSEAFEHTVDLIVEDEGSGIPQNIMDRLFEPFFTTKDPGEGTGLGLALVYSIVEEHYGQITIDSPADVQSQRGTRIRVTLPRHVEATSAVN; the protein is encoded by the coding sequence ATGCCGATGAGCTTTAGCCTGACCCAGATGATCCTGATCAGCGCCGCCTACCTTGCGGTGCTGTTCAGCGTGGCCTGGATCAGCGAACGGGGCATGATCCCCCGGGCGATCATCCGCCACCCACTGACCTACACTCTGTCGCTGGGCGTCTATGCCAGCGCCTGGGCGTTTTATGGCACGGTGGGGCTGGCCTACCAGTATGGCTATGGTTTCTTGTCCAGCTACCTCGGTGTGTCGGGGGCATTCCTGCTGGCGCCGGTGTTGCTCTACCCGATCCTGAAAATCACCCGCACCTACCAGTTGTCCTCCCTGGCCGACCTGTTCGCCTTTCGGTTTCGCAGCACCTGGGCCGGCGCACTGACGACGATTTTCATGCTGGTTGGCGTTCTGCCGCTGCTGGCCCTGCAAATCCAGGCCGTGGCCGACTCCATCAGCATCCTGACGCGCGAACCGGTGCAACATCGGGTTGCCCTGAGTTTCTGCGCGCTGATCATCCTGTTCACGATTTTCTTCGGCTCCCGGCATATCGCCACGCGGGAAAAACATGAAGGCCTGGTGTTCGCTATCGCTTTCGAATCGGTGATCAAACTGATCGCCATCGGCGGCGTCGGCCTCTATGCCTTGTACGGCGTGTTCGATGGCCCGCAACAACTGGAAGTGTGGCTGCTGCAGAACCAGACCGCCCTCGCCGCCTTGCATACCCCTTTGCAGGAAGGCCCGTGGCGGACGTTGCTGCTGGTGTTCTTTGCATCGGCGATCGTCATGCCACACATGTACCACATGACGTTTACCGAAAACCTCAACCCGCGCTCGCTGGTGAGCGCCAGTTGGGGCCTGCCGTTGTTCCTGCTGCTGATGAGCCTGGCGGTGCCGCTGATCCTGTGGGCTGGCTTGAAGCTGGGGGCCAGTACCAATCCGGAATATTTCACCCTCGGCATCGGCATCGCCGCCAACAACAAGGCCTTGGCGTTGCTGGCGTACGTTGGCGGCCTGTCGGCGGCCAGCGGCCTGATTATCGTCACCACCCTGGCGCTGTCGGGGATGGCCCTCAACCACCTGGTGCTGCCGCTTTATCAGCCACCGGCTGAAGGCAACATCTACCGCTGGCTGAAATGGACGCGTCGGGCGTTAATTGTCGCAATCATCATGGCCGGCTACGGTTTCTACCTGATGCTCGGTGATGGCCAGGACCTGGCCAACCTGGGCATCGTCGCGTTCGTCGCCACGTTGCAGTTCCTGCCGGGCGTGCTGTCGGTCCTCTATTGGCCGACCGCCAACCGCCGCGGCTTCATCGCCGGGTTGCTGGCCGGGATCCTCGTGTGGCTGGTCGCGATGTTGTTGCCCCTGCTGGGCAACCTGCAGGGCTTCTATATTCCGCTGTTGAACATGATCTACGTGCTCGACGACACCAGTTGGCACATGGCAGCCATCGCCTCCCTGGCGGCGAACGTGCTGATGTTCACCCTGATTTCACTGTTCACCAACGCCAGCAGCGAAGAGGCCAGCGCCGCCGAAGCCTGCGCGGTGGACAACGTCCGCCGGCCGCAGCGCCGCGAGCTGCACGCCGCCTCCCCCCAGGAATTCGCCACGCAACTGGCCAAGCCCCTGGGCGCCAAGGCAGCGCAGAAGGAAGTTGAACAGGCCCTGCGCGACCTCTACCTGCCGTTCGATGAACGCCGCCCGTACGCCTTGCGCCGCCTGCGGGACCGGATCGAAGCCAACCTCTCCGGCCTGATGGGCCCGAGCGTGGCCCAGGACATGGTCGAGACGTTCCTGCCGTACAAGGCCGGCGGCGAAAACTATGTCACCGAAGACATCCATTTCATCGAAAGCCGCCTCGAGGACTACCACTCGCGCCTCACCGGCCTGGCAGCCGAGCTGGACGCCCTGCGTCGTTACCATCGCCAGACCCTGCAGGAACTGCCGATGGGCGTGTGCTCCCTGGCCAAGGACCAGGAAATCCTCATGTGGAACAAGGCCATGGAAGAACTCACCGGGATCGCCGCCCAGCGCGTGGTCGGCTCACGCCTGAGCACCCTGGGCGAGCCCTGGAAAGGCTTGCTCCAAGGCTTCATCGATCTGCCGGACGAACACTTGCACAAACAGCACCTGGCGCTGGACGGCCAGACCCGCTGGCTGAACCTGCACAAGGCCGCCATCGACGAGCCGCTCGCACCGGGTAACAGCGGCCTGGTGCTGCTGGTGGAAGACCTGACCGACACGCAGATGCTCGAAGACAAACTGGTCCATTCCGAGCGACTGGCCAGCATTGGCCGACTGGCCGCCGGGGTGGCTCACGAGATCGGCAACCCGATCACTGGTATTGCGTGCCTGGCGCAGAACCTGCGCGAAGAGCGCGAGGACGACAGCGAGCTGACGGAAATCAGCGGCCAGATCCTGGAGCAGACCAAGCGTGTGTCGCGCATCGTCCAGTCGCTGATGAGCTTCGCCCATGCCGGCGGTCACCAGCACAATGACGAGCCCGTCTGCCTGGCGGAAGTGGCCCAGGATGCCATTGGCCTGCTGGCCCTCAACCGGCGCAACTTCGAAGTGCAATTGTTCAACCTGTGCGATCCGGACCACTGGGTCGACGGCGATCCCCAGCGGCTCGCCCAGGTATTGATCAACCTGCTGTCCAACGCGCGCGACGCCTCACCGGCCGGCAGCGCGGTGCGGGTCAAGAGCGAAGCTTTCGAACACACGGTCGACCTGATCGTCGAGGACGAAGGCAGCGGTATCCCACAGAACATCATGGACCGATTGTTCGAACCCTTCTTCACCACCAAGGATCCTGGCGAGGGCACCGGTCTGGGCCTCGCACTGGTCTATTCCATCGTTGAAGAGCATTATGGACAAATCACCATCGACAGCCCGGCTGATGTACAGAGCCAACGCGGTACCCGTATCCGGGTGACCTTGCCGCGTCATGTCGAAGCGACGTCCGCTGTGAACTGA
- a CDS encoding polynucleotide adenylyltransferase PcnB — MLKKLFQSFRSPLRRTQHIRSTPEVLNSGQHSLQKAQFSRYAVNIVERLQSAGYQAYLVGGCVRDMLLNITPKDFDVATSATPEQIRAEFRNARIIGRRFKLVHIHFGREIIEVATFRANHPQNDEEEDSNQSSRNESGRILRDNVYGTLEEDAQRRDFTINALYYDPVSERILDYANGVHDIRNRLIRLIGDPKQRYQEDPVRMLRAVRFAAKLDFGIEKHSATPIRELAPMLREIPSARLFEEVLKLFLSGNAADTFEMLVDLQLFDPLFPASAEALEHNPTYTHTLISEALANTDLRIKQNKPVTPAFLFAALLWPALPARVLRLQDRGMPPIPAMQEAAHELIAEQCQRIAIPKRFTMPIREIWDMQERLPRRSGKRADLLLDNPRFRAGYDFLLLRESAGEQTDGLGEWWTDYQDANESERRDMIRDLSGKEDGASGPRKRRRSSGAKRKRAGVPSDSGE, encoded by the coding sequence ATGCTGAAGAAGCTGTTCCAGTCATTCCGTTCTCCCTTGCGTCGTACGCAACACATTCGCAGCACGCCTGAAGTGCTCAACAGCGGCCAGCATTCCCTGCAAAAGGCCCAGTTCAGCCGTTATGCGGTGAACATCGTCGAACGCCTGCAGAGCGCCGGCTACCAGGCTTACCTGGTCGGCGGTTGCGTGCGCGACATGCTGCTCAACATCACGCCCAAGGATTTCGACGTCGCCACCAGCGCCACGCCGGAACAGATACGGGCCGAATTTCGCAACGCACGGATCATCGGCCGGCGCTTCAAGCTGGTCCACATCCACTTCGGTCGCGAAATCATTGAAGTGGCGACATTCCGCGCCAATCACCCGCAAAACGATGAGGAAGAAGACAGCAACCAGTCTTCTCGCAACGAGAGCGGGCGCATCCTGCGCGACAACGTCTACGGCACCCTGGAAGAAGACGCGCAACGCCGTGACTTCACCATCAACGCCCTCTATTACGATCCGGTCAGCGAGCGCATTCTCGATTACGCCAACGGTGTTCACGACATCCGCAATCGGCTGATCCGCCTGATCGGCGATCCCAAGCAGCGGTACCAGGAAGACCCTGTGCGGATGCTGCGGGCCGTGCGTTTCGCCGCCAAGCTGGACTTCGGCATCGAAAAACACAGCGCCACGCCGATTCGCGAGTTGGCGCCGATGCTGCGCGAAATCCCTTCGGCGCGGTTGTTCGAGGAAGTGCTCAAGCTGTTCCTTTCAGGCAACGCAGCGGACACCTTCGAAATGCTGGTGGACCTGCAACTGTTCGATCCGCTGTTTCCAGCCAGCGCCGAAGCCTTGGAACACAACCCGACCTACACCCACACGCTGATCAGCGAAGCGCTGGCCAACACCGACCTGCGCATCAAGCAGAACAAGCCGGTGACCCCAGCGTTCCTGTTTGCCGCCCTGCTCTGGCCTGCCCTGCCCGCCCGCGTGCTGCGCCTGCAAGACCGCGGCATGCCGCCGATCCCGGCGATGCAGGAAGCAGCCCATGAGCTGATCGCCGAACAGTGCCAGCGTATCGCGATTCCAAAACGCTTCACGATGCCGATCCGAGAGATCTGGGACATGCAGGAACGCCTGCCACGGCGTAGCGGCAAACGTGCCGACCTGCTGTTGGACAATCCGCGTTTCCGCGCCGGCTACGACTTCCTGTTGCTGCGCGAAAGCGCCGGCGAACAGACCGATGGCCTGGGCGAATGGTGGACTGATTACCAGGACGCCAACGAGAGCGAGCGCCGCGACATGATTCGTGACCTCAGCGGCAAGGAAGACGGCGCCAGTGGCCCGCGCAAACGTCGTCGCAGCAGCGGCGCCAAGCGTAAACGCGCCGGTGTGCCGAGCGATTCGGGCGAATAG
- a CDS encoding sigma-54-dependent transcriptional regulator, translated as MPHILIVEDETIIRSALRRLLERNQYQVSEAGSVQEAQERFSIPTFDLIVSDLRLPGAPGTELIKLGQGTPVLIMTSYASLRSAVDSMKMGAVDYIAKPFDHDEMLQAVARILRDRQAATSSPSEPVGKASTSAKAGASNSNGEIGIIGSCPPMQDLYSKIRKVAPTDSNVLIQGESGTGKELVARALHNLSRRAKAPMISVNCAAIPESLIESELFGHEKGAFTGASAGRAGLVEAADGGTLFLDEIGELPLEAQARLLRVLQEGEIRRVGSVQSQKVDVRLIAATHRDLKSLAKIGQFREDLYYRLHVIALKLPALRERGADVNEIAQAFLARQSARVNRTDLKFAPDAEQAIRHYAWPGNVRELENAVERAVILCESPEISADLLGIDIELSDLDDEEFIGLAPQQGGAASNTSHEPTEDLSLEDYFQHFVLEHQDHMTETELARKLGVSRKCLWERRQRLGIPRRKTGVASES; from the coding sequence ATGCCGCACATTTTGATCGTCGAAGACGAAACAATTATCCGCTCCGCCTTGCGCCGCCTGCTGGAACGCAACCAGTACCAGGTCAGCGAAGCCGGTTCAGTGCAGGAAGCACAAGAGCGTTTCAGCATCCCGACATTTGACCTGATCGTCAGCGACCTGCGCCTGCCTGGCGCTCCCGGCACCGAGCTGATCAAGCTCGGCCAGGGCACGCCGGTGCTGATCATGACCAGCTATGCCAGCCTGCGCTCGGCAGTGGACTCCATGAAAATGGGCGCGGTGGACTACATCGCCAAACCGTTCGATCACGACGAGATGCTCCAGGCCGTGGCCCGCATCCTGCGCGACCGACAAGCGGCGACCAGCAGCCCGTCGGAGCCGGTCGGCAAGGCCAGCACTTCCGCCAAAGCCGGTGCCAGCAACAGTAACGGCGAAATCGGCATCATTGGTTCCTGCCCGCCCATGCAGGACCTGTACAGCAAGATCCGCAAAGTCGCACCGACCGATTCCAACGTCCTGATCCAGGGCGAGTCCGGTACCGGCAAGGAGCTGGTGGCTCGCGCCCTGCATAACCTGTCGCGCCGGGCCAAGGCGCCGATGATCTCGGTGAACTGCGCGGCGATTCCGGAAAGCCTGATCGAATCCGAACTGTTCGGCCACGAGAAAGGCGCGTTCACCGGTGCCAGTGCCGGGCGTGCCGGCCTGGTAGAAGCTGCCGATGGTGGCACGCTGTTCCTCGATGAAATCGGCGAACTGCCCCTCGAAGCCCAGGCGCGCTTGCTGCGGGTGCTTCAGGAGGGCGAAATCCGCCGAGTCGGGTCGGTGCAATCGCAGAAGGTCGATGTACGCCTGATCGCGGCCACTCACCGGGACCTCAAGAGCCTGGCGAAAATCGGCCAGTTCCGCGAAGACTTGTACTACCGCCTGCACGTGATTGCCTTGAAACTGCCGGCCCTGCGCGAGCGTGGCGCGGACGTCAATGAAATCGCCCAGGCTTTCCTTGCCCGGCAGAGCGCGCGGGTCAACCGCACCGATCTGAAGTTCGCCCCGGACGCCGAGCAGGCCATTCGTCATTACGCCTGGCCGGGTAACGTCCGAGAACTGGAAAATGCCGTCGAGCGTGCGGTGATCCTCTGTGAGAGCCCGGAAATTTCCGCTGATCTGCTGGGCATCGACATCGAACTGAGCGACCTGGACGATGAAGAGTTCATCGGTTTGGCCCCGCAACAGGGCGGCGCTGCCAGCAATACCAGCCATGAGCCCACCGAGGACCTGTCCTTGGAGGATTACTTCCAGCATTTCGTCCTGGAACACCAGGACCACATGACCGAGACCGAACTGGCCCGCAAGCTGGGTGTCAGCCGCAAGTGCCTGTGGGAACGTCGCCAACGCCTGGGAATCCCACGGCGCAAGACTGGGGTAGCCAGCGAAAGCTGA